ACCTCAGacatgtatacatttttttaaataattttttccaatatcatAGAAGTGGTAAATAATTCTGAAATGTCTTTGTCCATTATGATTAGACTTGCTTCTACTCccaaacaaaatttcaacgacAATCCAATGTCACTTCATTACAAATTTAACGACTAAATTTAATTCTCGTCGATTCCTACATAAGAATACGTGTAAAATGAGCGAAGCAATATTTGCTTATACCCCATAAACAATCCCgtgaatcaataaaaaattttaatctggCGACTGAATTGCATAACTATTGAATTTCGAGCGCATGTCGACAAGGATCGCTATCCGCGGCTTGATGTATACTCGGTTGCCTATATGCCAGCGCTTAGCGAGATCTCTTTTAACCGGTCGTATCTCGCGAACGCGACTTCGCAGATCACATGTTCTTTCGTTTAATTTACTCAGTTCAACCGCCTATATAACCCCTATCAGTTTGGTCACTTGATGCTAGGTCACCGTGTACATAGAGCAGCAAAATTAGGTTGAGGAAGATCTATGattcgattaaaattattcCAGTTATGTTTGCACCGATACGCGATTCCACATGTACGAAAACGCGGTACGGACCGTTCAAGAGGCAAAAAAATGCGAGGGAGATTAAAGAATGGCAATGTTATCGCTCAGACATATTTGAAATCGTAACGGTCGTCAGACGATTGGCGGttgtgataaaaatgatattcacACAAAAGTTTGAACTGCGGCTTACCGTTTTTGGCTTTGTGATCTTCATCAGAATTGTTCACAACGGAACGTGGCATTGTTTGACATATTAAAATAACACAAACTAATAACGATGCATACACGAAACAACGTTCAACCGTGCACAAATAGAACTCTTATAAGTACTCAACCACCTCCGACCAGTCCCCGCAGTCGAAGATTCGAGCCGCGTAACCGGCGTAACATACCGATTATTATCGATTAGTTTTTCTCAGAGTCACCAGATGGCGTTGCGAAAAAGTCTGTGCCACTGATCTCTAGTTATAATAGAGATCCAGTGGTCTGTGCACGTGTGATCCTCTACTTTGGTTCTCTCGTTAAACGTAGTATACCTTCGTTATTCTATACGTTGTTTGTGGTTCAGCTGTTCAATACTattgtgtatattttattaccacGTTTGGTGAATGTAATTATTCACTGAAATGGAGACTGCTTTCGGGTTTTGCGACCTATGCATAAATGcagaaattgtaaataaaaatacattacATAAAGTGCTGGATAAATTATATGAAAGTATGTACGtatgaacaaaaattgtcatttcaTTTGATATAAATAGAAAACAAATGAAGATCAATCAGAATCTACAACTATGACATATCCtaatgtttttcttcaattctcaTCAGTGGGTTATTCAACAGTAGCAATCAACCGAACAATAGAAGAGACAGTTTTCGaatctgaaaagaaaaacaagaaaaaggCCGGTGACAATGAAGCTCCGGGAGTTACTGTCCCGAGTCCTCCAGACATCGCTGATCTAATTTCAGAATATGCTGGAAAGCTTCGTATTTTAAATCGTCTTACGTTCGTGTTCGGAGATCCCACAAGAACCCATACGCTGGTAAACACGTTATAAAAGTCTGTAAAAAGTTGATCCGATATAATCTCAGCAATTCTAAGGCACTGAGAATaggtattttaaaattaatttatttttttgaattcaagtatttaaatttgttcaatattttcagaatcaaTCATCGAGTCTGAGAAAGTATGACTTATACGCTGTTGTACCTAAAACACAAGCAGCATTTCAGGTACGTTGGTAAGATTTGCACGATGACTACTATATAAGTTTGGTACTGCGGATTAATTTATGATTTTCTTGatacttcttttcttttttccagtTTGCTTGCTCCCAACTCAATACAGACATCGTATTATTAAACAGAAATTGTGTTGGGCTAAAGTTGAGCAGGAAGTTATATTTACAAGCTGTAGAGAGaggaattaattttgaaattcagtacTGCGATGTTATTAGTAGTGCGAGCAGAAAGTTTGCTATACATTACTCCCATCTGTTCCACATGTTTGGCAAAAGcaaagtaattttttctttctataaaTGGATCGGCACCTgcttgtcaaaatttttctgcatCATGGTTACTCTTTCAGAACATCTTCATCAGTAGCGGAGCTTCAATTGAAACCCAAATTAGGAGTCCCtatgatataataaatttgtatCCTTTGTAGAAATGAGTATATTTGAATTCAACTAGGTATTACAGTAGCCAATTTCTGAAGTTTggttgtttgaaaattattgagtGCTGATTCTACATCTGTTATATTCCTTAGTAATTTTTATGCTAGAGCTTCTATTCTGGGAATGAATGAGACAAAAGCTAAAGCTTCAATCCTCTCGCAGAGTCGATATGTCATTTTGAGAGCAGGTGGGTCGATATAATTatgatagaaattttttaataacaataatgacaTATTTTTACACTGAGTTTAGAAGGAAGACGCTATGGAAAAGCAGTTTTTCGAATACAAACATGTAGCACCGAAAAAAGAGAGATGGAATCGGAAATGGAAATAGAAGCGGAGGAAACAGACGATGAACATGGTGACACTTGTAccgaagcaaaaaaaataaaactgtgaCCAGTCGGGAAAGTAATTTGTGAATAATAaaggttaataaaaataaaattgatccGTACGATTTGAGATGACTATATTTTAAAAGATAAAGATTTGTTACATAACTGGTATTTCAATAATATgtacttattttttgttattactaGCGGGGGAAATAATTTACACACTTATCCATTGGTATTTTACATCTGGTAGCTATATTTAAGATCTGTTatgattaaattaaatttaatcttaaTTTAGCATTAATATATcaacgaaaattttcttaacGCAATTATCCACAGTTTTACatattgttggaaaaatcttCGTATTTAATGTACTTTATAgggataataataaaaacaatattgaacagatagaatattatacattccaCAGACGAACACAGACTCGAACTGTTTCTAAACAGAATGATGCAAAGAGGAAATGGAAATGAGCAAAAGTAAACTTTTACTGTAAGtttatagatttttaattGCTATCGGAAGCAAATTATTTACAGACTATTCTCCTTTTGAACACCTTTCAACTTCAGTCTTTGAAATAGGACACAGCGGACATATTCCCTTTGCTTCCCGTTATTGTAAACGAACAACAACGAGCTTTGTTGCACTTGCAGTTAAAATTGAATCGCGATCCAGGAAGAATTATAAGTTGGTTCAATTTTAAATACAGTTCATAGTTCACTAGATTTGTCCCGACtagttacatacatatatctattTTAAACTGCACGGTATTCAAATGTTTAGTTGATGCTGAGACACGCAAGTCTTCTCACTTTCGAGCGTATCATATCTACATTACACAATCACTAACTATCGATTGATAAATAGGtctgaaaatttacaacatcgaaaaaaaaaacattgtttctTGTTAcagtgtgtgaaaaaaatcttatgattttattattcttaatCGAAAAAATCTTTTATGCAAGCTGATGGCACCTGACAATTTGATGTAATTAAAATCTATGCTCGAAACTGATAAATCTCGCATCGATACTGTTACAGAATTAATTCATCTGCATTCAGCTGTGGCACCTTTGGGCAAGTAGCAATCAGCAtagtatttatttatcatttctaCAAGattacacaaaatttttaacgatcgACAGATCGTACTATGTTAC
This is a stretch of genomic DNA from Neodiprion fabricii isolate iyNeoFabr1 chromosome 2, iyNeoFabr1.1, whole genome shotgun sequence. It encodes these proteins:
- the LOC124175167 gene encoding ribonuclease P protein subunit p30 isoform X1, which gives rise to METAFGFCDLCINAEIVNKNTLHKVLDKLYEMGYSTVAINRTIEETVFESEKKNKKKAGDNEAPGVTVPSPPDIADLISEYAGKLRILNRLTFVFGDPTRTHTLNQSSSLRKYDLYAVVPKTQAAFQFACSQLNTDIVLLNRNCVGLKLSRKLYLQAVERGINFEIQYCDVISSASRKFAIHYSHLFHMFGKSKNIFISSGASIETQIRSPYDIINLASILGMNETKAKASILSQSRYVILRAEGRRYGKAVFRIQTCSTEKREMESEMEIEAEETDDEHGDTCTEAKKIKL
- the LOC124175167 gene encoding ribonuclease P protein subunit p30 isoform X2, yielding METAFGFCDLCINAEIVNKNTLHKVLDKLYEIAINRTIEETVFESEKKNKKKAGDNEAPGVTVPSPPDIADLISEYAGKLRILNRLTFVFGDPTRTHTLNQSSSLRKYDLYAVVPKTQAAFQFACSQLNTDIVLLNRNCVGLKLSRKLYLQAVERGINFEIQYCDVISSASRKFAIHYSHLFHMFGKSKNIFISSGASIETQIRSPYDIINLASILGMNETKAKASILSQSRYVILRAEGRRYGKAVFRIQTCSTEKREMESEMEIEAEETDDEHGDTCTEAKKIKL
- the LOC124175167 gene encoding ribonuclease P protein subunit p30 isoform X3, whose product is MKVLGYSTVAINRTIEETVFESEKKNKKKAGDNEAPGVTVPSPPDIADLISEYAGKLRILNRLTFVFGDPTRTHTLNQSSSLRKYDLYAVVPKTQAAFQFACSQLNTDIVLLNRNCVGLKLSRKLYLQAVERGINFEIQYCDVISSASRKFAIHYSHLFHMFGKSKNIFISSGASIETQIRSPYDIINLASILGMNETKAKASILSQSRYVILRAEGRRYGKAVFRIQTCSTEKREMESEMEIEAEETDDEHGDTCTEAKKIKL
- the LOC124175167 gene encoding ribonuclease P protein subunit p30 isoform X4 is translated as MKVLAINRTIEETVFESEKKNKKKAGDNEAPGVTVPSPPDIADLISEYAGKLRILNRLTFVFGDPTRTHTLNQSSSLRKYDLYAVVPKTQAAFQFACSQLNTDIVLLNRNCVGLKLSRKLYLQAVERGINFEIQYCDVISSASRKFAIHYSHLFHMFGKSKNIFISSGASIETQIRSPYDIINLASILGMNETKAKASILSQSRYVILRAEGRRYGKAVFRIQTCSTEKREMESEMEIEAEETDDEHGDTCTEAKKIKL